TCTTCTTCAATGATCTTGCGTGCTTGTGCACCGGAAAAGGGCGGCAGGCGGTCTTGAAGTTCGGTGAGGTCTTCGGCGATTTCATCGCCCATAACATCGGGGCGTGTCGATAGGGCCTGACCCAGCTTGATGGCAGTTGGTCCCAAATCCTGTAAGGCACGTGCCAGTCGCTGGCCGGGGCGCATTTGTTTGATGCCGCGCACACGGCCCACGGGCACCAGACGCGCAGCAAACACCACGGCCGGGGCAATGCCCAATTGTTCAAACAGGAACAACACATCATAGCGTGCCAGTGTCAGCGCCACGCTCATCAGGCGTTTCAGGATGGTCAGGCTACGCAGCATCAGATTTTCCACCCGGAATGAATGGCGGCAATGCCCCCCGTCAGGTTACGGTATTTCACTTGTTCAAACCCGGCTTCGCGGATCATTTGGGCAAACTGTTCTTGGGGGGGGAATTTGCGAATACTTTCAGCCAAATATTGATACGAATCACGATCTTTGGCAACAACCGCGCCGATTTCGGGCAGCAGCTTGAAGGAATAAAGGTCGTAAATTTTATCCAGTATAGGCATGACAACCTGTGAAAATTCCAAACAGAGAAAACGCCCGCCCGGCTTTAAGATACGATGGGCATCGCGCAGGGCTGCCGGAATGTCCGTGACATTGCGAATGCAAAAGGCAATGGTGTAACAATCCATGGAATTATCGGGCACAGGCAGCTTTTCAGCGTTCCCACACAGCCAGCTTAAGCCTTCCAGCCGATGCGCATCAACGGAACGGCCACGACCGACTTTTAACATTTCATGGTTGATATCTGTGACTGTGACATGGCAATTACCACCGCGTTTGGCGACTTTATCCTGAATACGAAAGGCGATATCGCCTGTGCCGCCACCCACATCAATGCAGTTCCAGCCTGCTTGTGGGTTAAGCCAGTCGACCATAGAGTTTTTCCACAGGCGGTGAACGCCCATGCTCATCAGGTCATTCATTATGTCATAGCTGGAGGCCACACTATCGAAAA
This sequence is a window from Terasakiella sp. SH-1. Protein-coding genes within it:
- the ubiE gene encoding bifunctional demethylmenaquinone methyltransferase/2-methoxy-6-polyprenyl-1,4-benzoquinol methylase UbiE yields the protein MSDQDTTHFGFRTVAKDDKAKMVRGVFDSVASSYDIMNDLMSMGVHRLWKNSMVDWLNPQAGWNCIDVGGGTGDIAFRIQDKVAKRGGNCHVTVTDINHEMLKVGRGRSVDAHRLEGLSWLCGNAEKLPVPDNSMDCYTIAFCIRNVTDIPAALRDAHRILKPGGRFLCLEFSQVVMPILDKIYDLYSFKLLPEIGAVVAKDRDSYQYLAESIRKFPPQEQFAQMIREAGFEQVKYRNLTGGIAAIHSGWKI